caatcaaaagacacagagtggctgaatggattaaaaaacaagaccaaataATATGCTACCTctgggaaacacatctcagctctaaagagaaacacaggctcagagtgaagggatgaaagatgacactccaaataaatggaaagcaaaataaagtgggtgtagccatacttatatcagacgaaacagacttcaagacaaaaaggATACCAAGAGACAAAagtgggcattatataatgaaaaagggacactccaccaaacaacataacacttattaatacagatgcacccaacataggagcaccaaagtatataaatcaactattaacagacctaaagggagaaactgatagcaacacaataatagtagggaactttaacactccacttatgtcaatggacaaatcatccagacagaaagtcaacaaggaaacagtggccttaaatgaaacactagaccaccgatggacttaacagatgtatatatagaacattccatcccaaaacagcagaatacacattcttctcaagtgcacgtggaacattctcaaagatagaccatatgttggaaaacaaaccAAGCCTCAaataatttaagaagactgaaatcatatcaagcagcTTTTCtaaccacagtggtatgaaactagaaatcaactacaagaaaaaacatggaaaagtcacaagtggagactaaacaacatgccactGACCAACTAATGGAtgactgaagaaatcaaaggagaaatcaaaatacctagagacaaataaaaatgaaaacacaacataccaaaactgataggatgcagcaaaatcagtactaagagggaagtttatagcaatacaggtttagctcaacaaacaagaaaaatctcaaataaacaatcttacactatacctaaaagaactaggaaaaaagtataaataaaggCCAAAGTcactagaaggaaggaaataataaaaatcacagcagaaataatgaaacaaagactgaaaacacaacagaaaggatcaatgaaattaagagctggttctttgaaaagacagacaaaagtGACAAACTTTAGCTAGACGCAccaagagaacaagagagaaggctcaaataaacaaaattagaaatgaaacaggagaaattacaacagacacttcagaaatacaaaggatcataacagaatactatgaaaagctatacaccaacaaagtggataacctagaagaaatggataaattcctagaatcatacaacctcctaaaactgaatcaagaatagagaatctgaatagactgatcacaaataaagagattgaaaacagtcttcaaaaacttcccaaaagacaaaaggccaggacttttcttcttctctggagaattctaccaaacactcaaagaagacttaatatctatccttctaaaactattctgaaatattgaagaggatgggatgcttcctaattcattttacaaggccagcattactctgatatcaaaactacatgatgaaaacataaaaaagggaaattacaaACCAACATcgttgatgaacatagatgcaaaaatcctaacaaactattagcaaatcgaatataaGAATACATTAAAGGacaatacaccatgatcaagtgggatatattccaaggatgcagcaatggttcaacatctataaatcaatcaatgtgatacaccacattaataaaatgaagaataaacatggagaaaccatttgacaagatccgacatccatttatgataaaaaactctcaatagaATGGGTATAGAAAGTAACTAAACATAATAagagccatatatgacaaaatcacagccaacatcatagtcaatggtcaaaaactgaaagccacccctgtaagaacaggaacaagataagggtgtctactctcaccactcctattcaacatagtactggaagttttagccagagcaattaggcaataaaaagaaataaaggggatccacaaaacagcatggtactggtacaaaaacaggtccacagatcaatggaacagaattgaaagcccagagataaaaccacacatctatggacagctaatcttcaacaaaggagcagagggcctacaatggagaaaagaaagtctcttcaacaaatggtgctgggaaaactggacagccacatgcaaaagactgaaaattgaccattctttttcaccacacaccaaaataaattcaaaatggatcaaagacctaaagattaggcctgaaacaataagtcttctggaagagaatataggcagtacactctttgacatcagtttcaaaagaatcttttcggacactataactcctcagttgagggaaacaatagaaagaataaacaaatgggatttcatcagactaaagagcttcctcaaggcaagggaaaacaggattgaaacaaaaaaacagctcactaattgggaaaaaatatttacaagccacttatctgacaaagggttaatctccataatatacaaagaactcacactgcttaacaacaaaaaaacaaacaacctgatcaaaaaatgggcagaggacatgaacagacatttctcaaaagaagatatgaatatggccaatagacacatgaaaagatgttcatcatcgctaatcatcagggaaatgcaaatcaaaactacactaagatatcaccttacacccgttagattggcaaaaacatccaaaaccaagagcgacaaatgttggagaggttgtggagaaaaaggaaccctcatacactgttggtgggaatgcaaactggtacagccactatggaaaacagtatggagatttctcaaaaagttaaaaatagaaataccctatgacccagccatcccattactgggtatctatcctaagaacctgaaatcagaaatctcaagagtccgttgcacccctatgttcatcacagcattatttacaatagccaagacgtggaaccaacctacatgcccagaaactgatgattggataaagaagatgtggtatatatacacaatggaatactactcagccataaaaaaagacaaaattggcccattcacagcaacatggatggacctcgagggtattatgttaagcgaaataagccagtcagagaaagacgaactctatatgactccactcataggtggaagttagtatattgataaggagatctgatcggtggttaccagggaaaagggggggtggggggagggcacaaagggggaagtggtgtacccacaacatgactaataaaaacgtacaactgaaatctcacaaggttgtaatctatcataacattaataaaaaaaaaaatacctagaatTTAACAGAAAAAGCACCAAATTTcatagctgaaaaaaaaaaaaagaaagaaaggggatccaaattggaaaggaagaagtaaaattgtccctCTTTGTGAATGACGTGAtgctatatacagaaaaccctagaatataccaaaaacactattagaaataattaacacatacagtaaagttgcagagtacaaaatcaacacagaaaagtCAGTTGaacttctatacactaataacaaaatagcagaacaagaaatcaagaatacaatcccatttacaatcacaagaaaaggaataaaatatctaggaataaatttaaggaggtgaaagacctatacactgaaaaggataagacattattgaaagaaatcaatgatgacataaagaaatagaaagatactCCAGGTTCATGGATTAGaggaataaacacagttaaaatgtctaCATTACCTAAAGCAATACAGAGATTCAATGCACTCACAATCAGAATCctaacattcttcatggaaatagaacaaagaatcctaaaatttatatggaacaacaaaaagccctgaatagccaaagcaatactgagaaaaaagaacaaagttggagatatcatactccctgaattcaaaacatattacaaagctacagtaatcaaaacagcatagtactgtcAGAAAAAGAGatacatggatcaatggaacagaactgaaagcccagaaataaacccacacatctatggacagctaaccttCTGCAAaagagtcaagaacatacaatgaagaaaggaaagtctcttcaatcaatggtcctgggaaaactggacaaccacatgcaaaagaatgaaagtagactattattttataccatacacaaaaattaactcaaaatggattaaagacttgaacgtaagccctgaaaccataaaactcctagaaaaaaacatacatagtacactctttgacattgatcctAGCAGTATCTTTCCAAAGACCATGtgtcctcaggcaagggaaacaaaagaaaaaatagacaaatgggactatatcacactaaaaagcttctgcacagcaaaggaaaccatcaacaaaacaaaaagacaacccaccaactgggagaaaatatttgcaaatcatatctgacaaggtgttaatttccaaaatatataaaaaactcataaaactcaaccagaagaaaacaaacaacctgatcaaaaaatgggcagaggagggcctggccccatggccgagtggttaagttcacacactctgctgcaggcagcacagtgtttcgtcggttcgaatcctgggcgtggacatggcactgctcatcaaaccacgctgaggcagcgtcccacatgccacaactagaaggacccacaacgaagaatatacaactgtgtaccgggggctttggggagaaaaaggaaaaaaataaaatctttaaaaacaaaaagaaaatgggcagaggatgtaaacagacatttttccaaaaaagatacagaaagggccaaaaggcacatgaaaagacgctcaacatcagtaattattagggaaatgcaaatcaaaaccataacgAGATATCACATCACATCTGACCAAATGGCTATtattaagaagaaataacaagtattggagaggatgtggagaaaagtgaaccctcacacactgctggtgggaatgcacactggtgcaggcactatggaaaacagtatggggaattgtcaaaaaattaaaaatagtgggGGTCAGcacagtggcagagtggttgggttcactcactctgcttcggcaacccaggatttgcaggtttgtatcccgggcactgacctacatactgctcatcaagccatgctgtggaggtatcccacgtacaaaacagaagaaggttgccacagatgttagctgagggccaatctccccaagtaaaatgaggaagattggcaatggatggttagctcagggctactcttcctcactaaaaaaaaaatttaaaaatagaaataccatatggtctAGCCattctactactgggtatttatccaaagaacatgaaatcaataattcaaaaagatatatgcactcctatgttcatcacagcattattcacaatcgctaagacacggaagcaacccaagcgcccatcaacaaacgaatggataaagatgtgatatatatacacaatggaatactactgagccatataAAAACCCCAAAATTGTACCATTTGCGATAGCATGGATGgcacttgagggtattatgctaagcaaaataaatctgacagggaaacacaaatgtcacacgatttcactcatatgtggaagctaaacaaacacacacatagataacgagaacagattggtggttaccagaggagaaatgGGTGTGGGGAGGacgaaaggggtaaaagggcacatacatACGGTGACGGATAAAAACCAGACTACTGGTGATGAACGcgacgcagtctatacagaaactgaaatataatcatgtacacctgaaatttacacaatgttataaaccaatatgacctcagtaaagtaatttttaaaagactgggggaaaaaaagatccaCTAAATTATAAACCATTACCTAGATGggccaagaaaagagagaagacttaaataactaaaataatgcatgaaagaagggaaaatactATAGAGCTTacaaaacaaaaaggattatGGGGGAATATAcaaacaactatatgccaacaaattagatagaTGAAGTTGACAAATTACttaaagatacaaattaccacaactgattcaacaagaaatacaaaatcagcagaactataacaagtaaagaaattaaatttaattcaaaagCTTCCCATGCAGAAAAGCCCACACCCacatggcttcactgatgaattctaccaaacattcagagaaaaataccaatccttcacaaacttccaaaaattagaagaggaaggaacacttcctaactcattctatgataCCAGTACTACCCTGACATCTACCAAActagacaaagatatcacaaggaaagaaagctCCAGACCATACACcctatgaatatagatgcaaaaagcCTCTATGAAATACTAGCAAACTCAATCCAGAAACATATAAAAAGCTATGACCAAGAggtatttatttcaaaaaagcAAGATTCACCTAATATCCAaatatcaattaatgtaataGACTATATTATTATAAAGAATAAACATCATATAATCTCCTctgtagatgcagaaaaaggatttgacagAATCCAACATTTCTTCATTctaaaacactcaacaaactaggaacttcctcaacctgacgATGGTCGTCTACAAacaacctacagctaacattgtaAGTTGTAATTAATGgcgaaagactgaatgttttacaAGACCAAGatgtctactctcaccacttccattctacattgtactggaggttctagccaggacaattcggcaagaaaatgaaataaaaggtctccaaagtggaaaggaagaagtaaaatgatctgtatttgcagatgatatgatttttttatatagaaaattctaaggaattcactaaaaattattagaactaataaatgactTTAGTGGGGCTGGGCCAGCGGCATAGTGAttttcacgtgctctgctttggtggcccggggtttgcaggttcaggtcccgggtgtggacctacacaccactcatcaagcaagccatgctctggcagcatcccacatacaaaacagaggaagactgccacagaagttagctcagggacaatctctctcaccaaaaaaattaagtaaatgagtttagcaaggctgcaggatacaagatcaatatataaaaatcaattgtatttctatacattaataatgaaaattccaaagtgaaattaagaaaataattccatttataatagcatcaaaagtataaaatactaaggtataaattttttaaaaagaagtgtaaGACTTATATGCTGGGAACTACACAacaacattgctgaaagaaattaaagaagatctaagtaaatggaaagacatttgtATTCATGGATCAAAAGCTTTAACACCATTAAGAgagcaatactccccaaattgaactacagattcaatacactctctatcaaaatcctagcTTCAGTAATCAGGACACTGCAGTAGTAAAATGAGGATagatggaatagaactgagagtctaAAATTAATCCTTAtgctatggtcaactgatttcgACAAGATTGCCAAgacaataaaatggagaaagaatagtcttttcaacaaatgatgctgaaacaactggatatttatatgcaaaagaatgaatttgtaTCCATACCTCacatcaaatacaaaaattaattgaaagtAGACCACAGGTCTAAATGTAatagcaaaactataaaactcctagaagaatacataggagtaaatctttgtgaaaCTCTATTACACAAAGCCTTCTTTGataaaacaccaaaagcacaaagagcataagaaaaatagataaactggacttttcaaaattaaaaacatttgtgcttcaaaggacactgtcAAGAAAGTGCAGACAACTAGAGAATGGAAGAATATACttacaaatcatacatctgataacaGACTGTTATCCAAAACTTATAAAGAAATCTtgcaactcagtaataaaaagaactaagccaatcgaaaaatgggcaaaggaaatgaattagacatttctccaaagaagatacagaaatggataataagcacatgaaaagatgctcaacatcactagtcattagggaaacgcaaatcagaACCACCATGTGATACTGCTTCTCACCTACTAgaatagataaaattaaaataacagataacagatgttgacaaggatgtagagaaatcagAATCCTCCTCTAGTGCTGGGGGGAATGTAGAAAGGTGCAGTTggtttggaaaacagtctgatgaTTCCTCAAAGTTACATATAGaattactgtatgacccagcatTTCTACTTCTAAGCATacaccccaaagaactgaaaacagatgtCTACtgaaaaacttgtacacgaatgttcagagcagcattatttcataataaccaaaaatggAAACttattcaaatgtccatcaactgaatAAAatttggtatatccatataatggaacattattcagctataaaaatgaatgaagtactgacgTGTGCTGTGCTATGGGTGAACCTTGTAAACcctatgctaagtaaaataaggcaGTCACAGAAGATCACATattgggccggccctgtggcctagtggttgagtttggtgcatCCTCTTGAGcagcccgggttcgcaggtttagatcctgggcatggacctaccctattcatcagccatgctttgcTGGCAAACCacctacaaagtagaggaagactggcatagatgttagctcagggctaatcttcctcaggaaagaaaaaaagaggaagattggtaacagatatgagcttagggcgaatcttccttaggGAAAAAAACACCACATATTGCACGATTCTCTTTTTAGGAAATGTTCAGAATACCcaatagacaaagaaaataaggcagtgattgacaggggctggggggataaaggaaggaagaatgactGCTGAgtaggtatggggtttcttttggggatgacaaaaatattcaaaaattagaCTGTAATAATCGCTTGCACAATCCTCTGAATATACTAGGAAAAactgaattatacatttaaaaagggTGAATTATTTGGtctgtgaattatacctcaataaagctgttttaaaaaataacaggtGATACAGTGATATAATATGTTAGGTGCTTACCACTATGTTCATACAATATTTTCCCTTCCTCAATGTTTATCTGCTATGCTGTGAAAACAACATTAAGATACAAACAAggggaagacaaaggaaagaccaCTTTGGGGACCTCGGTAGTTGGGACTTAGAGCCCTgccaatataaaatatttacgtGTGCTGAACTTACATGACAAGGAATTGACTTGTAGTTCAGAGTGACAGCAAATTATGTTGCATATTCTTACTAAGGCAAAATCACTCGAAGACTTTTAgactgtaaaatgcaaaactgacGTCTCCTTAAGAGCCAAAGCCACTCTGTTCCCAGGGCCAGCAATCCCCACAATGCACTAAGAACAGATGGGCTCAAGAAGCAGAAACCACACACTCACATTCTTCAAGACGGGAAGCGCCAACTGCTCGAAGGCAGCCAGATCCACCACATACTGCCCAACTCGGCATTCACGTCTTCCAGGCGGAGGCTCCAACctgaatgaaaacacagcatgCTCTTTGTTGAAAGACCCCTGTATTGATTTCTAGGTTTTAGCTGTTCCACTGAGCCTCTGGCCTTCCACACATGCTAAATCATCCTTCAAAATCACCTACACAAAAAGTGGTGGTGTGCAAAGCTGATCTGATTCCATGCAGTCCTGAGGGCAGGACTACCACTAAGCGTGCACACCACCACCAATGGGTGCCACAGTCACCCTGGCGGGTCCACCCCTGAAGCTCCAGGAAGCTAGTGCACCAACTGTTCTTGGAAAGTAGCACTAGAAATGGGCTATGAATTACAAAGTGAGAAGAGCTTATTACTCAGTGGACTTAGTATTAAGTgaaatgtgattatttttataCTGTGTTTTTCATATGATGGTTTCAATCTCTGATCTCTTTCTCTGGGAAATCCATAAAGGCCCAAGATTCTTCAAGACAGAATAGATCAATCAGCTCAACACTGTGCCCAGGGAGaacaaaacaccacagaaatGAAACATCAGTACCCAACTCTAGATAAAGGTCCCCGCATGCCAGACAACGTGACAACATCGAATCCTATTCTTCTCCCGCCCTGTCTGACTTCTTCTGTGTAAAATCCATCAACAGGCACACCAGAGGACTTTAACAGCTCACTGGCTTTCTGGATCAACGTTGTTTTTCcaactcctaaaaaaaaaaaagcgttcaTTAGGAACCACGCCCTTGCTGGAGCACATACTCGCTGACTCTGACAGCAATCATGGTGGGGAGAGAAATGGGCTGCAAAGGGATTTTATGAATATTAACTTCGCTTTAATTTTGATTGCTCCAGATGCTAAAACTTTAATTTCTAGAAGAAACAAGCATAACAACAATATGAATAGTATCTTAAAGTTTATTGTTAAATTCTGAAACATTATTAATTTTGTCACATACACAATCCTAGAACCAATTAAGTGGTTTTCTGATGACAGTCTCAAGTGCAATTTGCATCCTGTGAGACAAGTTTCTATCCTCTCCTGGGGTTCCTCTCCTCCTTGGGTAGCCACACTTAATCACCTAGGAAGTAAAACTAGTCTTGCTTGAGTCAAAGGCTGGGCTCTTTACACTAGGATTTCAACCTTTAAGGCACTCTGGACCTACAGTGAACACTGGCAAAGCCACTTCACGCCTCCAGGGACTTACATTGCTATGTCTCCTGAAAATTTGTCTCTTAAATACCAGTAACACCCCTAGAAATGgtagtttttaaactttttcacaAAAGCAATCCTATCAGGTTGGCAATCCCTTCCATCGTCTCCTCCAGCATGTGGAAGCATTACTGTGACTTGCTCCCAAGCCCTTCCCAAATTAGAAGCTATGCACCTCCACACCTCTgaccccttcctttcttcccagcctGCTGACTGCTCTAATTAACTCGTGTGGGGTTGACAAGCACCAACAGGCACTATGTAACATACGACTCACTGACATCAtggagccaggcactgttctactTGCTTCACAAGCATTTTCTTGGATAAAGCCTCACAACTACCCTGAGTCAGTTACCATCcttgtccctattttacagatggagaaactgaggcacagaggggttaggCAAACTTATTCAAGGTTACACAACTACTAAGGACCATATATGTTAACAGGGACCTTTATCGCCACGACTTTGTTTATACAAGCCTTACTCCCATAAAGATTTAAGTCAGTGACATCATGATTACCCAAAAACGGGAAAACTTCTAGCAGGTCTGCAATAGAGCTATTTTGAGACACCACACACAGGGTTGCAAATTATTTCTACAGCTGCCCACAAAAAGTCATTAAGGTTCCCCAAGAAGCCTTTTCAGCTTccttgaaataaaatatgatccATTACTCTTATTTAATGAATCTCTCCTCCAAACTTGACACTAACAATGGCATCTGGTCTTTTGGAACAGTAAGCTAAGAGGATCCCAGCCACAGGCTCTGTGGCTAGTAAGAGAACTGTGGAGCTCTGTGAGAACTGTGTAATCCCAGCTCTATGCTCAGTAAAGGAAAGTCACTGAAGAATCGGTTTAAtgtagggactggccctgtggctgagtagttaatttcatgcactccacttcagcagccccaggtttcaccggtttggatcctgggtgcagacccagcactgctcgtcaggccatgctgaggcagcgtcccacacagcacaaccagaaggacctgaaactgaatatacaaccatgtgctggggggcttcggggagaagaagaaaaaaaagaagattggcaacagatgttggctcagggccaatcttaaaaatacaaagaatctGTTTAATGTAGGCAAGTGGCATGGTGGCCACCACAGCACACAGCAATTCTGTGGCTAGGAATTTAGCCTCAGTAAAGAATCTGACCACAGTACAAAGATACAGGAAACAGGACGTTCACCCCAGCATTCTTTACAACAGCAAAACAGTGATAATGTTGGCTGGtcctgcggccgagtggttaagttcgtgcgctccgtttcaccagcccagggttttgctggtttgcattctgggcatgggcatggcaccactcatccggccatgctgaggtggtatcccacatgccacaaccagaaggacctacaactagaatatacaactatgtactggggagctttggggagaggaagaaaaaaaacaaaaagaaaaagattggcagcagatgttagctcaggtgacaatcttaaaaaaaaaaaacaaagaaacagtgataATGGAAATGTTGCTCAGTAAGGGAATATTAAATTATGGTACCATGTATATGACGACACATAAATACACAGCAATACCATGCAGCCATTAAAGAGAATACTGTTTACCTATATTTATTAGTACATAAAACagaccaaaatatacaaaaataaatgcagaaaaagcaggtTAAAAAACAGCACACATACACAGTATTATTTcatgatgttttttctttttttaaaaagtgaagtatggggccggcccagtggcgcggcggttaagttcgcatgttccacttcacggcggcccggggtttgctggtttggatcccgggtgcagacatggcactgcttgg
This is a stretch of genomic DNA from Equus caballus isolate H_3958 breed thoroughbred chromosome 1, TB-T2T, whole genome shotgun sequence. It encodes these proteins:
- the NTPCR gene encoding cancer-related nucleoside-triphosphatase isoform X4 produces the protein MARHVFLTGPPGVGKTTLIQKASELLKSSGVPVDGFYTEEVRQGGRRIGFDVVTLSGMRGPLSRVGLEPPPGRRECRVGQYVVDLAAFEQLALPVLKNVTKENRNHLLPDIVTCVQSSGK